The DNA region GCATCGTGCGCGACAGCGGCGCCGAGCTGATCGTGCTGGCGCGCTACATGCAGGTTCTGTCGGACCAGATGTGCAAGGAGATGTCGGGGCGGATCATCAACATCCACCACTCGTTCCTGCCGTCGTTCAAGGGCGCCAACCCCTACAAGCAGGCCTTCGAGCGCGGTGTGAAGCTGATCGGCGCCACCAGCCATTACGTGACCGCCGACCTGGACGAGGGCCCGATCATCGAGCAGGACATCATCCGCGTCACCCACGCCCAGTCGCCCGAGGACTACGTCTCGCTGGGCCGCGACGTGGAAAGCCAGGTCCTGGCCCGCGCCATCCACGCCCATATCCACCGCCGCGTCTTCCTCAACGGCAACAAGACCGTCGTCTTCCCCCCCTCCCCGGGCTCCTACGCCTCCGAGCGCATGGGGTGAAACTGCACAGGGCGGCCAACGAGCCGCCCTCCCTCCCATTTTCTTTTGTGCCCAAATATCCCCGCCGGAGGCCAGCAACCGCGAAGCCCGGGCAACAGCGACAAAGAGGCGGTTCAGGCCGCCTCTTTGTCATTTCCGCGATGCAGCGCGTCCTCGACCGTCGCGGCATAGCGTGCCAACGGCCGCCGCAGCCCATGGGTCAGCAATACGCGGCGGATGTCGCGACGGGCACCGGTCAGCCACAACTGCACGCCCCGGCGATGCGCCTTGTGGGCCAGCCCCTCGATCATGTTGGCCCCGGTCGAATCCAGAAAGGGCACGGCGCTGAAATCCACCACCAGCACCCGTGCCCCGTCCTGGATATTGTCCAGCACCGAGCCGATGCTGGCCGTGGCGCCGAAGAACAGCGCCCCCGAGATGCGGTAGACCAGCACGTCATGCGGCTGCGGGACATCCGGCCGCGCCTCTCCGTCGGGCCGGTCCGGGGCGACCAGCGGCGTCTGGTCCTGGATGCCGGTGGCCTGGCTCATGCGCTGGATGAACAGCACCGATCCCAGAGCCAGCCCGGTGACGATGGCCTCGGTCAGGTCTCGGAACACCGTCAGACCGAAGGTCACCGCCAGCACCGCAGCCTCGCCCCAGCCCGAGCGCAGCAGGATTGCGATGGCCGGCTTCTCGACCATGTTCCAGGACACCACCGCCAGCACGCCTGCCAACGCAGCCAGCGGGATGTAGGAGGCCAGCGGCGCCGCGACCAGCATGAAGCCCAGAAGAAACAGCGCATGCAGCATTCCGGCCACCGGCCCATGCGCGCCCGCGCGCACATTGGTCGCGGTCCTCGCGATGGTGCCGGTGACGCAGATGCCGCCGAACAGCGCCGAGCCCATGTTCGCCACCCCCTGCGCCACCAGCTCGCAGTTCGAGCGGTGGCGGCGGCCGCTCATGCCGTCGGCGACCACGGCCGACAGCAGCGATTCGATGGCGCCCAGCAGGGTCAGTGACACCGCCGAGGGCAGCAGCGCCACGACCTGGGACCACGAGAACTGCGGCAGTGCCGGCGCCGGTAGCGACGAAGGGATGCCGCCGAATTTCGAGCCGATGGTGGCGACCTCCGCCCCGGTCAGCGCCGTCACCCCCGCCGCCAGTGCCACAGCGATCAGCATGCCGGGCCAATGCGGACGCAGGCGCTTCAGCCCCAGGATCACCGCGACGGTGCCGAGCGCCAGCGCCAGTGCCGCCGGCGTCACCGTGACCCGCGCCGCCCAGAGCGCGCCGAGCTTTTCGATCAGCGCGCCCGGCTCATGCGCCAGCGTCAGGCCGAAGATTTCCTTCAGCTGGCTGGCGAAGATGATGACGGCGATGCCGGCGGTGAAGCCGACCGTCACCGGGAAGGGGATGAACTTGATGAAGGTGCCCAGCCTGAGTAACCCGATCGCGACCAGCATCATCCCCGACATGAAGGTGGCGAGGATCAGCCCCGTCATGCCGAATTGCGCGACGATCCCCGCCACCAGCACGATGAAGGCCCCCGCCGGCCCGCCGATCTGGAAGCGCGAACCGCCCAGTGCCGAGACCAGGAAGCCGCCGACGATGGCGGTATAGAGCCCCTGCGCCGGGGTCGCGCCCGAGGCGATGGCAATGGCCATCGACAGCGGCAGCGCCACGATGGCGACGGTCAGCCCGGCCAGCGCATCGGCGCGCAGCTGCCCGGCGCCATAGCCCTCGCGCAGGACGGTGACCAGTTTCGGGGTGAAAAGCGGCGCGAAACCGGGGTTCGCACGGGCTTGCTGCATCATCTTGGGCCGCACCTTCGCAAAGGAGGCGGCGGGATCGTCGGCTGTCGTCGGCGGTCGCCGTCGCGATTAACTCGTCGGACCGGATTTCAGCCGCACGCCGCGCCCGCCCGAGGCGCTGGCCGCACCCTCGCCGATCAGTTCGATCCCGGCGGCTTCGAGCGCCTCGACCACGCGGGTCAGGCTTTCGACGATGCCGCGCACATTGCCGTCGCTGGCTTCCATGCGCTGGATCGTGGGGACCGACAGGCCGGACAGTTCGGCCAGCCGCTTCTGGTCGATGCCAAGCAGGGCACGCGCCGCACGCATCTGGGCCGAGGTCATCATGTGCTGATTTCCAATCCTTGATGAAGCATATCTAGCATAGGCATAATGATATTTCAAATATCATTCATACAATCTGATATGTCATGTTCGGCCAGGAGGGATTGAGCCGATACGACGGTGGGCTAGATCCGGGGGGTGAACCCTGCCGACCTGTAGGAGCGCGTCATGTATAGCAATGCCCTGACCTGCGCTTTTCGCCTGTACGCTGAGCATCTCGGCCATTCTGATGACGTCGCTGATGTTGAAGCTGCGCGGGCAGCTGGCCGAATGCGGCAAGGTGGTGGCCCGCGCCAGGCTGGCGGTGGCGATCCTCTCGATTGCCATCGCGCTGGTCAAGCTGGGCTTGTGGGATGAGACCCGCCTGCATGTCCACCGCGCCTCGTGACACTGACCGGCGCCGCGCCATGAAAAAGGCCCCGCATCGGCGGAGCCTTTTCCTGTTCCGGGTCGGACGGATCAGAAGTCCATCTTCAGGCCCAAAGTGACCGTGCGGCCGGGGGCATAGAGCGGGTCGATGATCCGGGTGCCCATGACGCGCTCGACATAGCTCGAACGCTCATAATAGGTCTCGTCGAACAGGTTATCGACGCCCAGATGCACGACCACATTCTCGTAGTTCTGCGGACGCCATTCGCCATAGATGTTCACAACGGTATAGGAGTCGTGGTCCCTGAAGCCCGCATTGCTGCCATCCGCGTTCAGGTGCTGGGTCGCATCCAGCTTGCCGGCCCATTCCACCGTGCCGCCGACCTTGATGTTGTATTGCGGGATCTCCTGGTCGATGAACAGCGTGGCGAGGTTCCCGACCGGCATGACGGTGCCGCCGTCCGGAACCTTGTCCTTGCCGTTCTGGGTCACGTCCGCCTTGGTGAAGCTGGCGCCGACCCGGCCCGTGCCCCAGCTGTAGTTGCCTTGCAGCGTGAAGCCCTTGCTGCGGTATTCGTCGGCATTGCCCAGATAGGGCGCCGTCGCCGGATCGGTGTCATACTGGCCGTTGGTATTGTATTCGCCGAGGTTCTTCAGGCGGGTGTCGAAGAAGGTCAGGTTGCCGGTCCAGTTGCCCTGGTTGGCGTTCAGGCCCAGCTTGATGTTGCGCGCGGTCGCCGGCTTGAAACCGTCCTGGACATACAGGTCGGCGGTGCGGGCGTGCAGCAGGGCGTATTCGCCGAAGTTGTAGCCCGACCAGGTGTGCGAAGCGCCGGCAAAGACCTCATAGCCCTCGGCGAACTCATAGGACACGGTACCGTTCACGCTGGCGCCGGTATCGTTGTGATGGATGCCGTTCCAGTCGGTGAAGCGGTGGTGGTCCAGACGCAGACCGGTGGACAGGTCGATGCCGTTGTCGAAGGCGAAGCGGCCCTGCACGAAGGCGCCGATCTGCATCGTCTCCATCGACCAGTAGCGGCGATCGGTGTTGCCGTAGTTGTCGATGTCGTAATCGTCATAGGCCCAGTCGACGCCGGCCGTGATCTTGCCCTGGCCCAGCGTGTAGGTGTTCTGCAACTTGCCGCCGATGGTCTGGTTTTCCAGGTTCATGTCGCCGTTGGTGCGGGCGGGGTCGTAGTTCGGGCGCTCGTATTTGTTGTTCGAGACGAACAGCATCGCCTCGGGGTCCCAGGCGTCGGTGGGCGCGGTCGAGCTGTATTTCAGCGACAGCGTGTTGGTCGTGACCTTCAGCGGATAGACCAGGTCGTCCGCGTTCAGGTCCATGTTCATCTTGATGGTGCGGTCGGCGTCGTCCTTGTTGTAGTCATAGGCCAGTTCCAGACGATGCGCGTCGAACTCATAGCCCAGCTTCACCAGGGCGCCTTGCGCCGCCGGCTCGGTCCCCGGCATCTCGCGGCCGTTCGCGGCCTCGTAATTGTCGCCGCTGGTGCCGTGGATCATGGCGAACCAATCGAAGCCGCCATAGACGCCATAGCCGGCCAGCGAAGCGGAGAGGCCGCGGCCGTTGCTGCCATAGGACAGGCCGACGCGTCCGCCCTGGGTCTTGCCGTCCGTCAGCAGATCCTTGGCGCCCACGGTTTCATAGCGCACGGCACCCGCCGCCGCACCGAACCCCGAGTCGGCGGCGGCGGCGCCGGCCTCGACCTCGACCGATTTCAGGAAGGCCGGGTCGATCACGTTCGAGCCGGTGTGGTGCCAGCTGGTCGGACCCTGCGGCACGCCGTCCACGGTCACCGCCAGGTTCGACTGCTCAAGGCCAAAGACGTGGATGCGCTTGGCCGGACCCGCCCCGCCCGAGACGGTGATGGCGGAATCGCGGGCGAACAGTTCGGACACGTCGGCGGGCTGCAGCGCTTCGATGTCCTCGGCCGAGACCACCACGCCGCCAGTCGCCTCGACGTTTTCCTGACCGTCGGCGACCAGGGTGATCGGGTTCAGGACCAGAGTGCCGCCGCTTGTGCCAGGTGCGGTTTCCTGGGCGTAAAGGGCCGTGGCCAGGGCAAGCGAAGACACCCCCGCCAAGGGAAGGATACGGCGCAGTTGCATGGTTGTTTGCCTTGCTTCGTGAAAAACTGCGTCTCTCTATACGCGCGCGGAGCGGGCTCACAAGGATTTCACTCAGGTATTTCGGGGAATGGGTTACGGATTCTGTCGGAAATGTTGCATATCTGCTGCACCCGCGCCCATTGGGTCCGGGACGCGCGCTGTCGCGCAGGCGGCGGCGAAACGCCGCGGCAGGGACTGGCGCAAACCCCCGGAAAGCGGGTAGAGCGGGCGGGAACCCCAGCCGAAGAAGCGCAAGATGAGCATCAATCTTTATCAGAACGATCTTCCGGACGATCTGGACCTGGGCCCCATCGTGGCCATCGATACCGAGACCATGGGCCTGGATCCGCGCCGGGACCGGCTGTGCCTGGTGCAGATGAGTTCGGGCGACGGCAATGCCCATCTGGTCCAGAT from Paracoccus aminovorans includes:
- a CDS encoding SulP family inorganic anion transporter; its protein translation is MMQQARANPGFAPLFTPKLVTVLREGYGAGQLRADALAGLTVAIVALPLSMAIAIASGATPAQGLYTAIVGGFLVSALGGSRFQIGGPAGAFIVLVAGIVAQFGMTGLILATFMSGMMLVAIGLLRLGTFIKFIPFPVTVGFTAGIAVIIFASQLKEIFGLTLAHEPGALIEKLGALWAARVTVTPAALALALGTVAVILGLKRLRPHWPGMLIAVALAAGVTALTGAEVATIGSKFGGIPSSLPAPALPQFSWSQVVALLPSAVSLTLLGAIESLLSAVVADGMSGRRHRSNCELVAQGVANMGSALFGGICVTGTIARTATNVRAGAHGPVAGMLHALFLLGFMLVAAPLASYIPLAALAGVLAVVSWNMVEKPAIAILLRSGWGEAAVLAVTFGLTVFRDLTEAIVTGLALGSVLFIQRMSQATGIQDQTPLVAPDRPDGEARPDVPQPHDVLVYRISGALFFGATASIGSVLDNIQDGARVLVVDFSAVPFLDSTGANMIEGLAHKAHRRGVQLWLTGARRDIRRVLLTHGLRRPLARYAATVEDALHRGNDKEAA
- a CDS encoding helix-turn-helix domain-containing protein, with product MMTSAQMRAARALLGIDQKRLAELSGLSVPTIQRMEASDGNVRGIVESLTRVVEALEAAGIELIGEGAASASGGRGVRLKSGPTS
- a CDS encoding TonB-dependent receptor domain-containing protein, giving the protein MQLRRILPLAGVSSLALATALYAQETAPGTSGGTLVLNPITLVADGQENVEATGGVVVSAEDIEALQPADVSELFARDSAITVSGGAGPAKRIHVFGLEQSNLAVTVDGVPQGPTSWHHTGSNVIDPAFLKSVEVEAGAAAADSGFGAAAGAVRYETVGAKDLLTDGKTQGGRVGLSYGSNGRGLSASLAGYGVYGGFDWFAMIHGTSGDNYEAANGREMPGTEPAAQGALVKLGYEFDAHRLELAYDYNKDDADRTIKMNMDLNADDLVYPLKVTTNTLSLKYSSTAPTDAWDPEAMLFVSNNKYERPNYDPARTNGDMNLENQTIGGKLQNTYTLGQGKITAGVDWAYDDYDIDNYGNTDRRYWSMETMQIGAFVQGRFAFDNGIDLSTGLRLDHHRFTDWNGIHHNDTGASVNGTVSYEFAEGYEVFAGASHTWSGYNFGEYALLHARTADLYVQDGFKPATARNIKLGLNANQGNWTGNLTFFDTRLKNLGEYNTNGQYDTDPATAPYLGNADEYRSKGFTLQGNYSWGTGRVGASFTKADVTQNGKDKVPDGGTVMPVGNLATLFIDQEIPQYNIKVGGTVEWAGKLDATQHLNADGSNAGFRDHDSYTVVNIYGEWRPQNYENVVVHLGVDNLFDETYYERSSYVERVMGTRIIDPLYAPGRTVTLGLKMDF